The following proteins come from a genomic window of Leopardus geoffroyi isolate Oge1 chromosome A3, O.geoffroyi_Oge1_pat1.0, whole genome shotgun sequence:
- the SMIM26 gene encoding small integral membrane protein 26 has product MRPDQATSWYRRMSAVYALGAWTLLGSLIFLGRKKSKVPGNEVEQKDVARNEMLEPPKGFYVETIVTYKEDFVPVTDRILNFWKSWTGGPGPES; this is encoded by the exons ATGCGTCCGGACCAGGCTACGTCCTGGTACCGGCGGATGTCCGCGGTGTACGCGCTGGGCGCCTGGACCCTGCTAGGCTCCTTGATTTTTTTAGGCCGGAAAAAGAGCAAAGTACCAG GCAATGAAGTAGAGCAAAAGGATGTCGCAAGAAATGAAATGCTTGAGCCGCCGAAAGGGTTTTACGTGGAAACAATTGTCACATATAAAGAAGATTTTGTTCCAGTCACTGACAGGATCCTCAACTTTTGGAAATCATGGACTGGTGGCCCTGGACCAGAATCCTGA